The Microplitis demolitor isolate Queensland-Clemson2020A chromosome 8, iyMicDemo2.1a, whole genome shotgun sequence genome has a segment encoding these proteins:
- the LOC103573001 gene encoding la protein homolog, whose product MEVDKSNNVEKITEEKKTPVDEHVDDNKKVDQVDDKKSTDNGDKNEESKEDDKKPVDASPELLEKIKNQIEFYFGDVNLQRDKFLTEQTKLDEGWIPMAIMLQFKLLSSMSNDVETILKAIESSDLMEISENRRKIRRRLDKPLPLYNEEYRRSQQARTVYLKPFPLNLQLVELKEFVKEFGPVENIIMRKYKDENKKLQFKGSIFVQFKNLEDAKALVAKESVKYNDTELIKMFSEDYTLLKAKERQEKKEKNDSKAKKNSQEEEKEEEDSEKNELPTGAVLHLTIDNHKDLLWEDIKHTFVQFDAKIMFVDYKNGSPTGWIRFQGKDSAQPVLDKMTDNKLKIKNSEVTFRLLEGEEEEEYLQKVKKELIINRKPKSKKNRNKKGFKGKGKKRGGSPVQDDTSAKKVAK is encoded by the exons atggaGGTTGATAAAAGTAATAACGTGGAAAAAATAACCGAAGAAAAGAAAACGCCGGTAGACGAACACGTTGACGATAACAAGAAAGTTGATCAAGTTGATGACAAAAAAAGTACTGATAATGgtgataaaaatgaagaaagcAAAGAAGATGATAAGAAACCTGTCGATGCTTCACCAGAATTGttggagaaaattaaaaatcagatagaa TTCTATTTCGGAGACGTTAATTTACAACGTGACAAGTTTTTGACTGAACAAACAAAACTTGACGAAGGATGGATTCCAATGGCGATTATGttgcaatttaaattgttgAGCTCAATGAGCAATGATGTCGAAACAATTTTAAAAGCCATTGAATCAAGTGATTTAATGGAAATTTCCGAAAACAGACGAAAAATTCGTCGTCGGTTAGATAAACCATTGCCGCTTTACAATGAAGAATACAGACGATCACAACAGGCCAgaactgtttatttaaaaccatTCCCATTAAATCTTCAGCTTGTTGAGTTGAAAGAGTTTGTTAAAGAATTTGGACCCGtggaaaatattatt atgagaaaatacaaagatgaaaataaaaaactacagtTCAAAGGTTCAATATTTGTACAGTTTAAAAATCTTGAAGACGCTAAAGCTCTCGTAGCAAAGGAATCAGTAAAATATAACGATACTGAGCTCATTAAAATGTTTAg cgAAGATTACACGCTGCTTAAAGCCAAAGAACGTCaagagaaaaaagaaaagaatgaTTCTAAAGCAAAGAAAAATAGTCAG gaagaagaaaaagaggaAGAAGATTCCGAGAAAAATGAGTTACCTACAGGTGCTGTTTTACATTTGACTATTGATAACCATAAAGATTTATTATGGGAAGATATTAAGCATACGTTTGTGCAATTTGATGCAAAAATAATGTTTGTTGATTACAAAAATGGCTCACCTACCGGCTGGATCAGGTTCCAAGGAAAAGATTCAGCGCAACCCGTTCTTGATAAAATGACTGATAATaaa ttaaaaatcaaaaattccgAAGTAACATTCCGACTTTTGGAAggcgaagaagaagaagaatatttgcaaaaagttaaaaaagaatTGATCATTAACAGAAAACCAAAATCAAAAAAGAATCGTAATAAGAAAG gattCAAAGGTAAAGGAAAGAAGAGAGGCGGTAGTCCAGTACAAGATGATACTTCTGCGAAGAAAGTGGCAAAGTAA